One window of the uncultured Paludibaculum sp. genome contains the following:
- a CDS encoding uridine-cytidine kinase — MSRQYQPVKLIGIAGPSGSGKSELARWLSVKTGARVLNLDHYYLNLSHLPLEVRAKTNFDEPHSVDHDAILEHARALAGGQAIRAPHYSFEAHTRAPGDDLIEPQSCVILEGLFTLYWQELRDLLAVKLYVDAPEPVCLARRLERDIRERGRTRESVEWQFATSVLPGARTFIYPCQDFADLSLSGIDPIDRSGERVLALLSDLT, encoded by the coding sequence GTGAGCAGGCAGTACCAACCGGTCAAGTTGATCGGAATCGCCGGGCCATCAGGCTCTGGCAAATCGGAACTCGCGCGCTGGTTGTCGGTGAAAACCGGCGCGCGGGTTCTAAACCTGGATCATTACTATCTGAATCTCTCCCATCTGCCGCTGGAAGTCCGGGCTAAAACGAACTTCGACGAGCCGCATAGCGTGGATCACGATGCCATTCTGGAGCACGCCCGAGCTCTGGCGGGCGGCCAGGCGATCCGCGCTCCTCACTACAGCTTCGAGGCCCACACTCGGGCGCCCGGCGACGACCTGATCGAGCCCCAGAGCTGCGTCATTCTGGAAGGCTTGTTTACCCTCTACTGGCAGGAGCTGCGGGATCTTCTTGCGGTGAAACTGTACGTGGACGCACCGGAGCCGGTTTGCCTGGCGCGCCGGTTGGAGCGCGATATTCGGGAACGTGGCCGCACGCGGGAGAGTGTCGAGTGGCAGTTCGCAACCAGTGTCCTGCCCGGTGCGAGGACATTTATCTACCCTTGCCAGGATTTTGCCGACCTGTCGCTTTCCGGCATCGACCCCATCGACCGGTCTGGCGAGCGCGTCCTGGCACTCCTCTCCGACCTGACTTAA
- a CDS encoding peroxiredoxin-like family protein: MQHPTEQPPDWTKWALRAAGSWNLILAAVALFSPEILLRYLLFGRPVPSGLAMDFLGAAAVLTAVFGVGLWLAASNAFRHWPVVLMGFLAKLTLGLGLAQAIVLHRIDPAAWLLVILDGMVWVPVFAVILSSAHEMLLDVRRTVSPDLLRFAMRRKTQYGITLDEHTRLTPVLLVFLRHTGCMFCRETVSDLARRQAEIEAQGARLVVVHMGREAQAVDFFGHYGLENVPRISDPERALYRAFALGRGSLLDLFGPKVWWRGFQAAILARHGLGRPAGDGFQMPGAFLLFHGELVRSYRHQSPADRPDYLALVTGRDYAAPELRDN; this comes from the coding sequence ATGCAGCATCCCACAGAGCAACCGCCCGATTGGACGAAATGGGCTTTACGCGCCGCCGGCTCCTGGAACCTGATCCTGGCCGCGGTGGCTTTGTTCTCGCCGGAAATCCTGCTGCGGTACCTGCTTTTCGGCCGGCCTGTCCCCAGCGGTTTGGCCATGGACTTTCTCGGCGCGGCGGCGGTGCTCACCGCGGTGTTCGGCGTCGGCTTGTGGCTGGCGGCGTCGAATGCGTTCCGCCATTGGCCTGTCGTCCTGATGGGGTTTCTGGCCAAGTTGACCCTCGGTCTGGGGCTTGCACAGGCGATCGTTCTGCACCGGATTGACCCCGCCGCCTGGCTTCTGGTGATTCTGGATGGCATGGTGTGGGTTCCGGTCTTTGCCGTGATCCTCAGCTCGGCCCACGAGATGTTGCTGGACGTCCGCAGGACCGTTTCGCCGGATCTGCTGCGCTTCGCCATGCGCCGTAAGACCCAGTACGGCATCACGTTGGATGAACACACGCGGCTCACCCCGGTTCTGCTGGTCTTTCTGCGGCACACAGGCTGCATGTTCTGCCGCGAGACGGTGAGCGATCTGGCCCGGCGCCAGGCGGAGATCGAAGCGCAGGGCGCGCGGTTGGTGGTGGTGCACATGGGCCGCGAAGCACAGGCAGTGGACTTCTTTGGCCACTACGGCCTGGAGAACGTGCCGCGCATCAGCGATCCCGAGCGAGCCTTGTATCGCGCCTTCGCGCTGGGGCGGGGCAGTCTGCTGGACCTGTTCGGACCCAAGGTGTGGTGGCGTGGCTTTCAGGCGGCGATTCTGGCCCGCCACGGGCTGGGCCGGCCGGCCGGAGATGGGTTCCAGATGCCCGGAGCGTTTCTTCTGTTTCATGGTGAGCTTGTGCGCAGTTACCGGCACCAGAGCCCGGCGGATCGGCCTGACTATCTGGCTCTGGTCACCGGACGGGACTATGCCGCGCCAGAGCTTCGGGACAACTGA
- a CDS encoding site-2 protease family protein — MDDKTPSSANDGRAPGSVGLFRLFGVPVRFHFTFWLLVVWLIFLGAEGKQSPVGTAVYVFGLFASVLLHEVGHALVARRFGIQTTEIVMLPLGGLSKLARQLTPSEEFWVALAGPMVNFVLGAALLGWTFASGGTVELSHWRAATDANLAGRLAVTNLILAFFNLLPAFPMDGGRVMRSLLAAKRPIEDATRITARIGMVVAAAMALYGLLNSNFVLIFFAFIVYVGATQEVMATSAQALMKGATVVEAMITDFRTLQHGDSIRDAADLLLATSQQDFPVLSGGETIGLLNRTNLLKAMAAEGPDAYVAGVMDRAFARLSPDMMLSDAALLMGQSGDCALVFEREKLVGLLTGENLSEFLVLRKIRQARGSGPGPDAGNE, encoded by the coding sequence ATGGATGATAAGACTCCGTCTTCCGCCAATGATGGCCGCGCACCCGGTTCGGTGGGCCTTTTCCGGCTGTTCGGGGTGCCGGTCCGCTTCCACTTCACCTTCTGGCTGCTGGTGGTCTGGCTCATCTTTCTGGGGGCCGAAGGCAAACAGTCGCCGGTGGGGACGGCCGTCTATGTGTTTGGATTGTTTGCTTCCGTTCTGCTGCACGAGGTGGGGCATGCCCTGGTGGCTCGCAGGTTCGGAATCCAGACGACGGAAATCGTGATGCTTCCGCTGGGTGGGCTCTCCAAGCTGGCGCGGCAGTTGACGCCGTCCGAAGAATTCTGGGTCGCGCTCGCGGGTCCGATGGTGAACTTCGTGCTGGGCGCCGCACTGCTCGGCTGGACCTTCGCAAGCGGGGGTACGGTGGAGCTCAGCCATTGGAGGGCCGCCACTGACGCCAATCTGGCCGGACGGCTGGCGGTCACGAATCTGATCCTGGCGTTTTTCAATCTACTGCCGGCGTTTCCGATGGACGGCGGCCGGGTGATGCGCTCGCTGCTGGCCGCCAAACGGCCCATTGAGGATGCCACCCGGATTACGGCGCGCATCGGCATGGTGGTCGCCGCGGCCATGGCTCTGTATGGTCTTCTGAACTCCAATTTCGTCCTCATTTTCTTTGCCTTTATCGTGTATGTGGGCGCGACGCAGGAGGTGATGGCGACTTCGGCGCAGGCTTTGATGAAGGGGGCAACGGTGGTGGAGGCCATGATCACTGACTTCCGGACCCTGCAGCACGGCGACAGTATCCGCGACGCGGCCGACCTGCTGCTGGCGACCTCCCAACAGGATTTTCCCGTTCTCTCCGGCGGAGAGACGATCGGTTTGCTGAACCGTACCAACCTGCTGAAGGCGATGGCGGCCGAGGGGCCGGATGCGTATGTGGCCGGCGTCATGGATCGAGCCTTCGCCCGGCTTTCGCCGGACATGATGCTCTCGGACGCAGCTCTTTTGATGGGGCAGTCGGGCGATTGCGCATTGGTGTTCGAACGCGAGAAACTGGTCGGGTTGCTGACAGGGGAGAATCTCTCGGAGTTTCTGGTCTTGCGGAAGATCCGGCAAGCCCGTGGATCCGGCCCAGGACCTGACGCAGGAAACGAATGA
- a CDS encoding NAD(P)/FAD-dependent oxidoreductase, with the protein MTISNPDVLIVGAGLAGLCCARALMKDGVSFQLIEASAEVGGRVKTERVDGFQLDRGFQVLLTAYPEALEQLDYDKLQLCAFIPGALVRCDGRFYRIPDPWREPGSFMTSLFAPIGSFADKFRVSQIRSLVLRKTIEEIFAGEDISTMQALRRRRISPKMIDRFFKPFIGGVMLDSKLTVSNRLFEFIFKMFTEGDAAVPAEGMQAIPRQLAEALPENSIRFNERVHSIGPGQVKLATGEVLHGKTVVVATEGPEASRLLGFERTVSSRSVCTLYFAAKEPPVDEPMLVLSGSTRGPINNLAVMSAVTPTYAPAGEHLVSATVLGWPSRDDQTVTNMVRGQLRRWYGLVSDEWRLLRMYRIEHGLPVVTPMERQQPPKLAPGLYVCGDHRSTPSIQGAMESGRMTGEAVIRELKGEPDPKLPEVKSHREG; encoded by the coding sequence ATGACAATATCGAATCCGGATGTCCTGATCGTCGGCGCTGGCCTGGCTGGCCTTTGCTGTGCGCGCGCGTTGATGAAAGACGGCGTCAGTTTCCAGTTGATTGAGGCTTCCGCCGAGGTGGGTGGCCGGGTAAAGACGGAACGTGTCGACGGCTTTCAGCTGGATCGCGGCTTCCAGGTGCTGCTGACCGCCTATCCCGAGGCGCTGGAGCAGCTGGATTACGACAAGCTTCAGCTGTGCGCCTTCATCCCCGGCGCTCTGGTCCGCTGTGATGGCCGTTTCTACCGGATTCCGGACCCGTGGCGGGAGCCCGGTTCGTTCATGACGAGCCTGTTCGCGCCCATTGGCAGCTTCGCCGACAAATTCCGGGTGTCCCAGATTCGATCCCTGGTGTTGCGGAAGACCATTGAGGAGATTTTCGCAGGCGAGGACATCTCCACCATGCAGGCACTGCGCCGGCGGCGGATCTCGCCCAAGATGATCGACCGCTTCTTCAAACCCTTCATCGGTGGAGTGATGCTGGACTCGAAGCTGACGGTTTCCAACCGCCTGTTTGAGTTTATCTTCAAGATGTTCACCGAGGGGGACGCGGCGGTGCCGGCTGAGGGGATGCAGGCGATCCCGCGGCAGTTGGCCGAGGCATTGCCCGAAAATTCCATCCGCTTTAATGAACGGGTTCATTCAATTGGTCCGGGCCAGGTGAAGCTAGCGACGGGAGAGGTCCTGCACGGCAAGACCGTCGTGGTGGCCACAGAGGGGCCGGAGGCATCACGCCTGCTTGGCTTCGAACGTACGGTTTCCTCGCGCAGTGTTTGCACACTGTACTTCGCCGCGAAGGAGCCGCCGGTGGACGAGCCGATGCTGGTGTTGAGCGGCAGCACCCGCGGACCCATCAACAATCTGGCCGTGATGAGTGCCGTGACGCCGACCTATGCGCCGGCGGGCGAGCACCTGGTGAGCGCCACTGTGCTGGGTTGGCCCAGTCGCGACGATCAGACGGTGACCAATATGGTGCGGGGTCAGTTGCGGCGCTGGTACGGGCTGGTTTCCGATGAGTGGCGATTGCTGCGTATGTACCGCATTGAGCACGGCTTGCCGGTGGTGACGCCGATGGAACGGCAGCAGCCGCCCAAGCTCGCTCCCGGGCTGTATGTCTGTGGCGATCACCGTTCGACGCCCAGCATTCAAGGCGCGATGGAGAGCGGCCGCATGACGGGCGAGGCCGTGATCCGAGAGCTGAAGGGGGAACCGGACCCCAAATTGCCGGAAGTCAAAAGCCATAGAGAAGGCTAG
- a CDS encoding uroporphyrinogen decarboxylase family protein, with amino-acid sequence MRQEQWDAFKKAAKREAVDSVPLALIVDSPWMPGYVGINHLDYFLDPEAWFQANLKVASDFPEVIPFPSWWMEYGMAIEPSSMGARISFVADQPPSQHATLRRLDDLDGMVPIDPWRDGFMSLALHRYKMQKQRIFDAGYIIPVVAARGPLCTAGFVHDVNSLMMNILDDSAGVHRLLSFVTDGIIAWLKAQAEAIGPCVEGIFVLDDVVGFLSRDAYNEFAAPYLKRICDAFPREWVKVYHNDASIKQFLDDLPDTGFDVLNFSHKVDIAEAARRTGGRMTLMGNVSPLDLGVRGTPEAVKAAALDVLRKTEGRNLILSLGGGVSPGMPAENIRALVDAIRTFEANR; translated from the coding sequence ATGCGGCAAGAACAGTGGGATGCGTTCAAGAAGGCGGCCAAGCGCGAAGCGGTGGACAGCGTCCCGCTGGCTTTGATCGTCGATAGCCCTTGGATGCCGGGTTATGTGGGCATCAACCACCTGGACTATTTTCTCGATCCCGAGGCTTGGTTCCAGGCGAACTTGAAGGTCGCGAGCGACTTCCCGGAGGTGATTCCATTCCCGTCGTGGTGGATGGAGTACGGGATGGCGATCGAGCCGTCGTCGATGGGGGCGCGCATCAGCTTTGTCGCGGACCAGCCGCCGAGCCAGCATGCGACATTGCGTCGACTCGACGATCTGGACGGCATGGTGCCCATCGATCCGTGGCGGGACGGCTTCATGTCGTTGGCGCTGCACCGGTACAAGATGCAGAAGCAGCGGATCTTCGACGCGGGCTACATCATCCCGGTGGTGGCGGCGCGCGGGCCGCTGTGCACGGCGGGGTTCGTTCACGATGTGAACAGCCTGATGATGAACATCCTGGACGATTCGGCCGGTGTCCATCGGCTGCTGTCGTTTGTGACCGATGGCATCATCGCGTGGCTGAAGGCGCAGGCAGAGGCGATTGGGCCGTGTGTGGAAGGCATTTTCGTGCTGGATGATGTGGTTGGGTTCCTTTCGCGCGATGCCTACAATGAGTTCGCGGCGCCGTATCTGAAGCGGATCTGCGACGCGTTTCCGCGGGAGTGGGTGAAGGTCTATCACAACGACGCATCCATCAAGCAGTTTCTCGATGACTTGCCCGACACGGGCTTCGACGTCCTGAACTTCAGCCACAAGGTGGACATCGCGGAGGCGGCGCGCCGGACGGGTGGGCGGATGACGCTGATGGGCAACGTGTCGCCGCTGGACCTCGGAGTGAGGGGTACGCCCGAGGCGGTGAAAGCGGCGGCGCTGGACGTGCTGCGCAAGACGGAGGGAAGGAACCTGATTCTGTCGTTGGGTGGAGGGGTGAGTCCGGGCATGCCGGCGGAGAACATTCGCGCTCTGGTGGATGCGATTCGTACGTTCGAAGCCAATCGGTAG
- a CDS encoding alpha-glucuronidase family glycosyl hydrolase — protein sequence MNRKLAWLWVWLPLAGVQAETGAAAWLRYAALDSTASRQYRASLPATIVVLGHSPVEESARAELIRGVKGMIGVTLRVQSTLPAEGAIVLGTVAELRQPAPEMGPLAEDSYALRTRQTGAATNLIVAGGNDRGVLYGTFALLRKIALGEPVDRLDERQVPYALVRWVNHWDNLDGSIERGYGGRSIFWDQGQVRADLSRVSEYGRLLASVGINGCSINNVNADPRVLTPDYLPQIARIAEAFRPWGVRVVLSVDFGSPKQVGGLATFDPLDANVAAWWKAKADEVYRVVPDLGGFLLKADSEGRIGPSAYGRTHADAANVIGRALRPHGGLFFYRGFVYDHHMDWRNLKNDRARAAYDNFYRLDGQFDDNVVIQIKHGPIDFQVREPASPLFGALERTNQAIELQITQEYFGQARHLVFLIPMWKEVLDFDMQARGAGTPVKALVAGRVFQRPTGGFVGVSNVGLDANWLGNHLSQANLYGFGRLAWNPDLSSQRIAGEWTKMTFGSDQKVMATIEALQLKSWRVFENYTGPLGLQTLTDIVGNHYGVSVEASERNGWGQWHRADEKGVGMDRTVATGTGYAGQYRAPVAKIYESLATCPDELLLFLHHVPYTHVLHSGKTVIQSIYDSHYEGEEAVAGYVSSWKSLRGLVDEQRYGEVLAQLEYQAGQAEVWRDAVNSWFHRASGIADAKSRVGHHAGRTEAEAMTLQGYAETPVTPWEGASGGKAVACGAAECSATMRFDGATGWYTVRVQYFDQNNGVSRYRLRVGEQVVDEWTAAIRVPTAKIDSSSSTRRTATGIALRPGDTIRIEGVPEGGEKAALDYIEIVPEEF from the coding sequence ATGAATCGAAAGCTGGCTTGGCTTTGGGTCTGGCTGCCACTGGCCGGCGTGCAGGCCGAAACCGGCGCCGCTGCGTGGCTGCGGTACGCCGCTCTGGATTCGACTGCATCGCGCCAGTACCGTGCGAGCCTGCCCGCCACAATTGTCGTTCTGGGCCATTCGCCCGTGGAGGAGAGTGCCCGGGCTGAGTTGATCCGTGGCGTGAAGGGGATGATCGGCGTCACGTTGCGGGTGCAGTCCACCCTGCCGGCTGAAGGCGCGATTGTCTTGGGGACGGTGGCGGAACTGCGTCAGCCTGCTCCCGAAATGGGGCCGCTGGCCGAGGACAGTTACGCACTGCGGACCCGCCAGACCGGAGCGGCGACGAACCTGATTGTTGCCGGTGGAAACGACCGTGGAGTGCTGTACGGAACGTTTGCCCTGCTGCGGAAGATCGCTCTGGGGGAACCGGTCGACCGGTTGGATGAGCGGCAGGTGCCCTACGCGCTTGTGCGGTGGGTGAATCACTGGGACAACCTGGATGGCTCGATTGAGCGCGGCTATGGCGGTCGGTCGATCTTTTGGGATCAGGGGCAGGTGCGGGCGGATCTGAGTCGTGTGAGCGAATATGGCCGCCTGCTGGCGTCGGTGGGGATCAACGGGTGTTCGATCAACAACGTCAATGCGGATCCGCGCGTGCTGACTCCGGATTACCTGCCACAGATTGCGCGGATCGCCGAGGCGTTTCGTCCCTGGGGTGTACGGGTTGTGCTCTCGGTCGACTTCGGCAGCCCCAAGCAGGTGGGCGGATTGGCGACCTTCGACCCACTGGACGCCAATGTGGCAGCGTGGTGGAAGGCCAAGGCGGACGAGGTTTACCGGGTGGTGCCTGACCTGGGCGGATTCCTGCTGAAGGCGGATTCCGAGGGGCGCATCGGACCTTCGGCGTATGGCCGGACGCATGCCGATGCCGCCAATGTGATTGGACGGGCGTTGAGGCCGCATGGTGGTTTGTTCTTCTACCGTGGGTTCGTTTACGACCACCACATGGATTGGCGCAACCTGAAGAACGACCGGGCGCGGGCTGCATACGACAACTTTTACCGTCTGGATGGGCAGTTCGACGACAACGTGGTGATCCAGATCAAGCACGGTCCCATTGATTTCCAGGTGCGGGAACCGGCGTCTCCGCTGTTTGGAGCGCTGGAGCGCACGAATCAGGCGATCGAGTTGCAGATCACGCAGGAGTATTTCGGCCAGGCACGTCACCTGGTGTTCCTGATACCGATGTGGAAAGAGGTGCTGGATTTCGATATGCAGGCGCGCGGTGCGGGTACGCCGGTGAAGGCTCTGGTGGCGGGCCGTGTGTTCCAGCGGCCAACCGGCGGTTTTGTGGGCGTGTCCAATGTGGGGCTGGACGCGAACTGGCTGGGGAATCACCTGTCGCAGGCGAACCTTTATGGGTTCGGGCGCCTGGCGTGGAATCCGGATCTGAGTTCGCAGCGGATCGCCGGCGAGTGGACGAAGATGACATTCGGCAGCGACCAGAAGGTGATGGCGACGATCGAGGCGCTGCAATTGAAGTCGTGGCGTGTCTTCGAGAACTACACTGGCCCGCTGGGCCTGCAAACGTTGACGGACATCGTGGGGAACCACTACGGAGTGTCGGTGGAAGCGTCGGAAAGGAACGGCTGGGGACAGTGGCACCGGGCGGACGAGAAGGGCGTGGGGATGGACCGGACAGTCGCGACAGGGACGGGCTACGCCGGCCAGTACAGGGCGCCAGTGGCGAAGATCTATGAGTCGTTGGCGACGTGTCCCGATGAACTGTTGTTGTTCCTGCATCATGTGCCCTATACGCATGTGCTGCATTCGGGCAAGACGGTGATCCAGAGCATTTACGACTCGCACTACGAGGGTGAGGAGGCGGTGGCTGGTTACGTGTCGTCCTGGAAGTCGCTGCGCGGCCTGGTGGACGAGCAGAGGTATGGAGAGGTTTTAGCTCAGCTCGAGTATCAGGCGGGGCAGGCTGAGGTGTGGCGGGATGCTGTGAACAGCTGGTTCCACCGGGCCTCGGGCATTGCCGATGCGAAGAGCCGCGTTGGCCATCATGCGGGACGGACCGAGGCGGAGGCGATGACTCTGCAGGGCTACGCGGAGACGCCGGTGACGCCGTGGGAGGGTGCGTCGGGCGGCAAGGCCGTGGCGTGTGGGGCCGCCGAGTGTTCGGCGACGATGCGGTTTGACGGGGCCACTGGTTGGTACACGGTGCGGGTCCAGTATTTCGACCAGAACAACGGGGTCTCGCGGTATCGGCTACGGGTGGGCGAGCAGGTGGTGGACGAGTGGACGGCGGCGATCCGCGTGCCGACCGCCAAGATCGACAGCTCTTCTTCCACGCGTCGAACAGCGACTGGGATTGCCTTGCGTCCTGGCGACACGATCCGAATCGAAGGGGTGCCCGAGGGCGGCGAGAAGGCGGCGCTGGACTACATCGAGATCGTGCCGGAGGAGTTCTGA
- a CDS encoding sigma-70 family RNA polymerase sigma factor, which yields MSGETTAPERDELYASSIRAYGQALDRLARGYEADPEKRRDLRQEIHLRLWTSLAAFDGRCSLRTWTFRVAHNTAATWVSRERRNRVLLVSLEDIEQSLAYGRGEPDIDHHRALTQLAQLIHQLKPLDRQIMLCYLEEMDSAAIAEITGLSPANVSMKVHRIKTILARQFQQCAKDQHHA from the coding sequence GTGAGCGGCGAAACAACAGCCCCGGAACGCGACGAACTCTACGCCAGTTCGATCCGTGCCTACGGCCAGGCGCTCGACCGCCTGGCTCGTGGCTACGAAGCCGACCCGGAGAAACGCCGTGACCTGCGCCAGGAGATTCATCTCCGGCTCTGGACCAGTCTCGCGGCCTTCGATGGCCGCTGCTCTCTGCGCACCTGGACCTTCCGTGTCGCCCACAACACGGCCGCCACCTGGGTCTCGCGCGAGCGCCGCAATCGCGTCCTGCTCGTCTCTCTGGAGGACATCGAGCAATCGCTCGCGTATGGCCGGGGCGAGCCCGATATCGACCACCACCGCGCCCTCACCCAGCTCGCCCAGTTGATTCACCAGCTCAAGCCGCTCGACCGCCAAATCATGCTCTGTTACCTGGAAGAGATGGACAGCGCCGCTATCGCCGAAATCACCGGCCTCTCCCCGGCCAACGTCTCGATGAAGGTCCATCGCATCAAGACCATCCTGGCGCGTCAGTTCCAGCAGTGCGCAAAGGACCAGCACCATGCCTGA